Proteins co-encoded in one Bacillus carboniphilus genomic window:
- a CDS encoding YjcZ family sporulation protein yields the protein MGHTFNSGFALIVVLFILLVIVGAAYIY from the coding sequence ATGGGTCACACATTTAACTCAGGATTCGCGTTAATCGTTGTGTTGTTTATTTTGTTAGTTATTGTGGGGGCAGCCTACATTTACTAA
- a CDS encoding YjcZ family sporulation protein: protein MSGAGVYGGGFALLVVLFILLIIIGAAWIY, encoded by the coding sequence ATGTCAGGAGCTGGAGTTTACGGAGGAGGCTTTGCGCTACTCGTAGTATTGTTCATCCTTCTCATTATTATCGGTGCAGCTTGGATTTACTAA
- a CDS encoding peptidylprolyl isomerase: MKKWMMSFLLSGAVVVGLAACSDNGEGEAKEDNSEVLVEFEGGTVTKDELYNAMKDMFGEQTLNTLLQEKVLNAKFDISEEKIDEQVAPIKEQFGENFEMALQQNGFTSEEEFRRAVKLDLLRQEAAKSQIDVSDEDLQTYYEEEWGTPRKVRHILVEDEETAKEVKQKIEEGGDFAELAKEYSTDPGSKDSGGEVGEVAVDTNMVEPFKKAALSLDVNEVSEPVESQYGFHIIQVTEAEEKPAFEDAKEQVKADYQKTKMDAASIQEAVDKVMDEAKLDVKDEDFKDLFAQQ; this comes from the coding sequence ATGAAAAAATGGATGATGTCCTTTTTACTTTCTGGAGCTGTAGTAGTAGGTCTTGCTGCATGTTCTGATAATGGAGAGGGAGAAGCAAAAGAAGATAATTCAGAGGTACTTGTTGAATTTGAAGGCGGTACTGTTACAAAGGACGAGCTATATAATGCTATGAAAGATATGTTTGGTGAGCAAACGCTAAACACTCTATTACAGGAAAAAGTCCTTAATGCTAAATTTGATATTTCTGAAGAAAAAATTGATGAGCAAGTTGCTCCTATTAAAGAACAATTTGGTGAAAACTTTGAAATGGCGTTACAACAAAATGGATTTACAAGTGAAGAAGAATTTCGCCGTGCTGTAAAATTGGACTTGCTACGCCAAGAAGCAGCTAAGAGCCAAATTGACGTTAGTGACGAAGATTTACAAACGTACTATGAGGAAGAATGGGGAACTCCAAGAAAAGTTCGTCACATCCTTGTAGAAGATGAAGAAACTGCGAAGGAAGTAAAACAAAAGATTGAAGAAGGCGGAGACTTCGCTGAACTTGCAAAAGAATATTCTACAGATCCTGGTTCTAAAGATAGCGGTGGAGAGGTAGGCGAAGTTGCTGTAGATACAAATATGGTAGAACCTTTTAAGAAAGCTGCGCTTAGCCTAGATGTAAACGAAGTCAGCGAGCCAGTTGAATCACAATACGGTTTCCATATCATCCAAGTGACTGAAGCGGAAGAAAAGCCTGCTTTTGAAGACGCTAAAGAACAAGTAAAAGCTGATTACCAAAAAACAAAAATGGATGCTGCCTCTATTCAAGAAGCAGTAGACAAGGTAATGGATGAAGCTAAACTTGACGTGAAAGACGAAGATTTTAAAGACTTATTTGCACAACAATAA
- a CDS encoding YjcZ family sporulation protein, translating to MGNAYAGGFALIVVLFILLIIVGAAWL from the coding sequence ATGGGTAACGCATATGCAGGAGGTTTCGCGTTAATCGTTGTATTGTTTATCTTGTTAATTATCGTAGGTGCAGCATGGCTGTAA